CCTGCTGACGATGGGGCTGGCCCTGGGCTGGGTCGGCGCGGCGCCGGACCAGGTGGTGGGGGCGTGGGGCGGCGGCTTCTGGGAGCTGCTCACCTTCTCCATGCAGATGGCGCTGGTGATGTTCACCGGCTACCTGCTGGCGCTCACCGCGCCGGTGCGGGCGCTGCTGGAGCGGCTGGCGGGGCTGGCGCGCGGCCCTCGGGGGGCGGTGGCGCTGATGGCCATCGTCTCCATGGGGCTGGCCTACATCAACTGGGGCCTGTCCCTGGTGGCCAGCGCCATGCTGGTGCGGATGATGGCGCGGCGGCGGCCGGACGTGGACTACCGGCTGCTGGTGGCGTGCGCCTACTTCGGGCTGGGCGCCACCTGGCACGCGGGGCTGTCCGCCTCGGCGCCGCTGCTGGTGGCCACCCCCGGGCACTTCCTGGAGAAGCAGCTGGGCGTCATCCCCATCGACCGGACGCTCTTCTCGGCCTTCAACGTGGGGCTCACGCTGGCGGTGGTGGCGGGGCTGACGCTGCTGGCCTGGGCGCTGCACCCCAAGCCCGAGCACACGGTGAGGGTGGATCCGGCCGTGCTGGAGAAGCTGGGGGACTTCGTGCCGCCCGAGCGCCCGGCCGAGCGCAGCCCGGCGGTGTGGCTGGACCATGCGTGGCTGCTCAACGTCCTCTTCGGCGTGCTGGGGCTGGTGTGGTTCGCGCGCCACCTGGCGCTCGGCGGCGGCTGGAGGGCCATCAACCTCAACGTGGTGAACTTCCTGTTCCTCACGCTGGCGGTGCTGCTGCACGGCACTCCGGCGCGGCTGCTCAAGGCCAGCGAGGAGGCCGGCGGCGTGCTGCACGGCATCGTGCTGCAGTTCCCGCTGTACGCGGGCATCTACGGCATCTTCAAGGCCACGGGGCTGACGGACCGCATCGGCGAGCTATTCGTGTCGCTCTCCACGCGCGAGACGTTCCCGGCCATCGTCTACCTCTATAGCGGCGTGGTGAACTACTTCGTGCCGTCGGGCGGCTCGAAGTGGGCCATCGAGGCGCCCTACCTGCTGAACGCGGCCAGCTCGCTGGGCGTGGAGCCAGAGAAGGTGGTGCTGGCGTACGCGTGGGGAGACATGGCCACCGACCTCATCCAACCCTTCTGGGCCCTGCCGCTGCTCGCGGTAGCGCGGCTGGAGTTCAAGGACATCCTCGGCTTCCTGCTGCTGGCCTTCCTGCTCTACCTGCCGTTCGTCACCCTGGCGTTCCTCCTGTTCTCCTGAGCCGACTCTTCGGACTCCTCGCGGCGGGCCACCGAGCGCCCGGCGCGCTGGGACTGGTAGGCCATCTGGAGGGCGCGCGGCTCCTTCGGTCGGGGCGTCTGCTCCGGCGTTCCCCGGCCCACCGGCATCATCACCCACGCCACGGCCAGGACGCACAGGGCTCGGTTCACGGAGACAACGGGACAACTCATGGGCACCTCATCCGCTCGTCATGCCAGCCAGGGCTGACACCCCGAGCCGCATGCGCACTTGAGCCACAAACCCGCTCCGTTGCGATTGAGGTAAACCCGAATCCGGCCACTCGGCGGATGCTGATCGGAACACCGGGTGGAAGGCGCCGTGCCTACCGGCGCGGGGGCGCACGCCGGGCGCGGATCCAGGGCTCCGGCGAGGCGAACCCGGCGAAGAGCTCTCCCGTCACGTACGCGCGCTGCTTGCGCGAGGCCGCTCGCAGGTAGTCGTTCACCACGGCGCCGCCGCGCTTCTGGCGGTGCACGGTGGGGTGCTTCAGGTTCATGCGCGTGCGGGCCACGCCCTTGCTCCCGCGGTGCACGAGGATGATCTGCCCGTCGGGCTCCACGCGCTCCACGATGCCTACGTGCGTGAGCCCGTCGTTGCGGCGCCCGTCCCGGTTCCTGTCATACGTCTCGCGGAAGAAGGCGATGTCTCCAGGCCTGGGGCGCTCGCGCCGCACCGCGCCCAGGCGGCGAGCGCGCTGGTAGAGGTATGTCACGGCATTGTCACCGCGGCGGCCCCCGCCCCCCTCCATGAGCTCGATGCCCGCCTTCTCGTAGGCCAGGCGCACCAGCCCCGAGCAGTCATCCGGCACCGAGGCATCCACCGAGCGCAGCGAGCGCACGCCGACAAGCTGCGTGGCCCGGGCGGCGATCTGCCTGCCCGCCGGGCTGGCGGGGCGACTGGCGGCGCGGGCCCGGCCACTGGAGGCCTGGGCCCGCGCGGTACCGCTGGTGAGGACTCCAAACGCTGCGAGCACCACGAGGAGCGATCGGATCATGTTCGGGCGGACGCACCCGTCCGGCGCGTATTCAGAAGCGGCACCACCACACTGGAGGCAATAGACCCACCTCTGCCCTCCTCCACGCGGGTTTTCCCCGAGGGGTTTCGTGCTAGACGCTGCCCCCGAGCCGGCATCCGTCCGGCTCTCAACGGAGGGGACTCTTTCAAATGAAGAAGATGCTGACTCGGAGCGTGGTGTTCGCGGCCCTGACGCTGTCGCCGGTGGCCCTGGCGCAGGATGCGGCTGCTCCCGCGGCTCCGACCACGCCGGTGAACAAGCCTGGCGCGGACGCCGTGCGCGACACCTGGAACTACTTCTACAAGGGCCAGGGCCAGGGGCCCATCCTCGTCGAGGCCAAGCTGTGCACCGAGGTGGCCAAGGACGGCCCGAACAAGTTCGAGTGCACCGCCGAGGTGGATCCGACCGCCGGCGTGAAGGCCAACACCACCGTCATGCTGTGGCAGTCCTACCTGGTGCCCTCCGGCGACTCCGTCGAGGACATCATGGTGCAGACCAAGCAGGGCACCACGGTGCGTGAGACGAAGGACGTGAAGGTGAAGGGCGAGGGCTGGCGCGCCCGGCAGTGGACCGGCGTGCGGCTGAACAAGCCGGGCAACTGGACGGTGACCATCATGCGCGGCGAGGAGACGCTCAAGGAGATCCAGATCAAGGTGAACTAGTCCACACCCTGACTGGGAGGGGCGGGCCACGGCCTGCTCCACACGCGCCCGTCGCGGGGATGCTCGCATCCCAGGCGGGCGCGTTCTTTTTTCCCCCTGGCGCCCCCTGTGTCCACGGCTCCCGGAGTTTTTTACGGCCAGCGGCCATGCCCGGAACGCCTTCCGGACACTGCATGCCCGCGTCTTCCCGAGAGACAGGCCCTCTGGCGGGGCTGGCCGCGCCTTTGCACAAGGACTGGGCGCGGTTCGAAGGGCAGGGGTCGGTCGGGTAGGTGGTGGGGGTTGGCGGGCGGAGGCGGTAGGCGGGGTGGCGGCGGGGGGCGGGATGGCGGGGCGGGGCCAGGTGGGCGTGCTGTTCGCGGTGGGGATGTTCCTCGCGGGGTGCGAGGAGCCCGTCGTGGCCGCGCGTGCGCCGGGGCTCGAGGAGGCGGGGCCTGCCGGCGGTGAGGGCGTGGGAGCCATGGAGTGGTCACGAGCGCTGGTGCTGGGGGACAGCCAGGCGATGCGTGCGGCGGTGGCACCCAACGGGGACGTCCTCCTGGTGGCGGCCTATGGGAGACCGATAGACCTCGGGGGAGGGCCCCTGCCCTTCGACCGTGCAGCACGCAGCTCGCATCTGCTGGTGGCGCGCTACTCGAAAGAGGGCACGCTGCGCTGGGCCCGGGGGCTGGTCCCCAGGGGCACGGTGCGCACGCAGGTGGGAGCGGTGGGGATGAGCGCCGAGGGAGAGGTGCTGCTGGGCGGCACCTCCGCGGGCTTCCAGCTGGGCGAGGCCTGGCTGCCGGAGGGCCCGTTCCTGGCGCGGATGACTTCCGAGGGGGCGCTGAGCTGGGTCCACTCCTTTCCGGGAGAGGGCCCGCTCACGGTGGGCGCGGTGGCGGTGGAGCCGACCTCCGGCGACGTGGTGATGGTGGGGGACTTCGCCGGGCACCGGGACTTCGGCACGGGCGAGCTGTCCGTGCCGGGGGATCGGCTGGGGGCCTTCGTGGCGCGCTTCACCGCCCAGGGCGCGCCGAGCTGGAGTCGCGCCTACGGCACGCGCAAGGGGGATGTGTCCGCGCGGGCGCTGGCGGTGGACGCCTTTGGCGAGGTGGTGGTGGCGGGCAGCTACGCGGGCGCGGTGAGCTTCGGTGGCTCCACCTTCGTGACGACGCGGCCGCGCACGCCCTTCGTGCTGAAGCTGTCGCGCGAGGGCGCGCACCGCTGGAGCCGCGAGGTGTCGGGCGCCGACGGCGTGGCCCAGGCGGTGGCGGTGGGCGTGGACCACGTGTTCCTGGCCGGCACCTACACCGGCCGCTTCTTCTTCAGCCAGCAGACCTTCGAGTCGGACTGGCAGGACGGCTTCGTGGCCACGTTCGGCTCACAGGGGGAGGCGCGCTGGGCGCGCTCCTTCGCGGCCTCGGCCACGGCGCTGGCCGCCGATGGCGCCGGCCAGGTGCTGGTGGCGGGCGCCCATGACGGCGGGCTGGATGTAGGCAAGCGGGACTGGAGGGCCGGCCTCTACGTGACGAAGCTGTTGCCCGAGGACGGCAGCTCCGTGTGGGCCCGAGGCTTCGTGGGCACCGGCGCGCTACAGGCCAGTACCGTGGCGGTGGATGCCTCCGGGCACGCGCTGGTGGCCGGCAGCCTTGCGGGCCCGCGCACGCCCGGCTCCAACGCCCGGGACGGCTTCCTGCTGCGGCTCAAGCCCTGAGAGTCCCGGGACTTTCGGGTACCCTTCCGGCCATTCGTTGAGAGGCCAAGCGTCCTCGACGGCCCCCCGGAAGGCCCGGCAGCGCCAAGTGTCGTACAGTTGAATTCGACTTTCACACCTCGCCCATGTTAAGGGGCCGCCGCCTTCTGGGCTCTCCAGGCTCCGAAGGGCGAGGCTGTGCTGAAGCGTCGGCGCGCGGTGTCCCCGCTCGCTGGCGGCCAACCCCTCGACATTCTCCTGTTCATCCCGGCACGCGGCGCCTGCACGGGCCTCGCGCCACAGACGAATCTCTTGAGGAGTTGCATCCCCATGACACCCACCGTTTCACGGATGGACGCCCTGCGGAGGGGCGTCACCGGCACGGTCGCCCGGGTCCTCGGACTCCTGGCCGTCCTTGCTGGTAGCACCGCCCGCGCCAGCGAGGCGGACCTCGTCCTCCCGGACTTCGCTTCCCAGTCGTTCCTCAACGGCTCGCTCAACGGCCACCAGATCCTGCTCGGCGGCATCGTGGTGTGCGTGGTGGGCCTGGTGTTCGGCTTCCTCCAGTATGCCCAGCTCAAGAATCTGCCGGTGCATAAGTCGATGCTGGAGATCTCCGAGCTCATCTACGAGACCTGCAAGACGTACCTCATCACCCAGGGCAAGTTCATCCTGGCGCTGTGGGGCCTGCTGCTGGTGGTGATGGTCGGCTACTTCGGCTTCCTGCAGCACATGCTGAGCGAGGCGCCGCTCAAGCTGTTCGCCATCCTGCTGTTCAGCCTCATCGGCATCGCGGGCAGCTACGGCGTGGCGTGGTTCGGCATCCGGGTGAACACCTTCGCCAACAGCCGCACCGCGTTCGCCTCGCTGCGCGGCAAGCCCTACCCCACCTACGCCATCCCGCTGCAGGCCGGTATGTCCATCGGCATGGTGCTCATCAGCACCGAGCTGCTGCTGATGCTCATCATCCTGCTCTTCATCCCCCCCACCTACGCCGGCCCGTGCTTCATCGGCTTCGCCATCGGCGAGTCGCTGGGCGCCTCGGTGCTGCGCATCGCGGGCGGTATCTTCACGAAGATCGCGGACATCGGCTCGGACCTGATGAAGATCGTCTTCAAGATCAAGGAAGACGACGCGCGCAACCCTGGCGTGATCGCCGACTGCACGGGTGACAACGCGGGCGACAGCGTGGGCCCCTCGGCGGACGGCTTCGAGACCTACGGCGTGACGGGCGTGGCGCTCATCACCTTCATCCTGCTGGCGGTGCCGGATGTGGTGCCGGGCGGAGACAACTTCCGGGTGCAGCTGCTGGTGTGGATCTTCACCATGCGCATCGTCATGGTGCTGGCCAGCCTCCTGTCCTACTTCGTCAACGAGGTCATCCAGGGCGCCAAGTACAAGAACGCGGACAAGATGAACTTCGAGCACCCGCTGACGTTCCTGGTGTGGCTGACGTCGGCGGTGTCCCTGGTGCTCACCTTCGTGGTCAGCAAGCTGCTCATCCCGGACCTGGCGGGCGACACGACGCTGTGGTGGAAGCTGTCGCTCATCATCACCTGCGGCACGCTGGCGGGCGCCATCATCCCCGAGGCCATCAAGGCCTTCACCTCCACCGAGAGCCGCCACGTGCGCGAGGTGGTGACGGCCAGCCGCGAGGGCGGCGCCAGCCTCAACGTCATCTCCGGCCTGGTGGCGGGTAACTTCTCCGCGTACTGGATGGGCATGATCATCGCGGGCCTGATGGCGCTGGCCTTCTGGGTGAGCACCTCCGTGCCGGCGACGCTGATGCTGGCCCCGGCGGTGTTCGCCTTCGGCCTGGTGGCGTTCGGCTTCCTGGGCATGGGCCCGGTGACCATCGCGGTGGACAGCTACGGCCCGGTGACGGACAACGCGCAGAGCGTGTACGAGCTGTCGCTGATCGAGAACGTGCCCAACGTGAAGGAGCAGGTCCAGAAGGACTTCGGTTTCTCGCCGGACTTCGAGAAGGGCAAGGAGTACCTGGAGGAGAACGACGGCGCGGGCAACACGTTCAAGGCCACGGCCAAGCCGGTGCTCATCGGCACGGCGGTGGTGGGCGCCACGACGATGATCTTCTCCATCATCGTGCTGCTGGTGGGCACCGAGACGCGCAACGGCATCATGGCGCTGCAGACGGCGAACCTGGGCTTCCTGTCGCTGCTGCACGCGCCCTTCCTCCTGGGCCTGGTGACGGGTGGCGCGGTCATCTACTGGTTCTCGGGCGCCTCGATGCAGGCGGTGTCCACGGGCGCCTACCGCGCGGTGGAGTTCATCAAGGCCAACATCAAGCTGGAGGGCGTGGAGAAGGCGAGCGTGACGGACTCCAAGCGCGTGGTGGAGATCTGCACCCAGTACGCGCAGAAGGGCATGCTCAACATCTTCCTGGGCGTCTTCTTCAGCACCCTGGCCTTCGCGTGCGCCGAGCCGTACTTCTTCATCGGCTACCTGATCAGCATCGCCATCTTCGGCCTGTACCAGGCGGTGTTCATGGCGAACGCGGGTGGCGCGTGGGACAACGCGAAGAAGCTGGTGGAGACGGAGCTGCGCGCCAAGGGCACGGAGCTGCACGCGGCCACGGTGGTGGGCGACA
The nucleotide sequence above comes from Hyalangium gracile. Encoded proteins:
- a CDS encoding sodium-translocating pyrophosphatase, with the protein product MTPTVSRMDALRRGVTGTVARVLGLLAVLAGSTARASEADLVLPDFASQSFLNGSLNGHQILLGGIVVCVVGLVFGFLQYAQLKNLPVHKSMLEISELIYETCKTYLITQGKFILALWGLLLVVMVGYFGFLQHMLSEAPLKLFAILLFSLIGIAGSYGVAWFGIRVNTFANSRTAFASLRGKPYPTYAIPLQAGMSIGMVLISTELLLMLIILLFIPPTYAGPCFIGFAIGESLGASVLRIAGGIFTKIADIGSDLMKIVFKIKEDDARNPGVIADCTGDNAGDSVGPSADGFETYGVTGVALITFILLAVPDVVPGGDNFRVQLLVWIFTMRIVMVLASLLSYFVNEVIQGAKYKNADKMNFEHPLTFLVWLTSAVSLVLTFVVSKLLIPDLAGDTTLWWKLSLIITCGTLAGAIIPEAIKAFTSTESRHVREVVTASREGGASLNVISGLVAGNFSAYWMGMIIAGLMALAFWVSTSVPATLMLAPAVFAFGLVAFGFLGMGPVTIAVDSYGPVTDNAQSVYELSLIENVPNVKEQVQKDFGFSPDFEKGKEYLEENDGAGNTFKATAKPVLIGTAVVGATTMIFSIIVLLVGTETRNGIMALQTANLGFLSLLHAPFLLGLVTGGAVIYWFSGASMQAVSTGAYRAVEFIKANIKLEGVEKASVTDSKRVVEICTQYAQKGMLNIFLGVFFSTLAFACAEPYFFIGYLISIAIFGLYQAVFMANAGGAWDNAKKLVETELRAKGTELHAATVVGDTVGDPFKDTSSVALNPVIKFTTLFGLLAVELAVELNKSGNGTLTHVLAAVFFVLSLYFVYRSFYGMRIETPMRSSAEGANAAAKAH
- a CDS encoding CHAP domain-containing protein, with translation MIRSLLVVLAAFGVLTSGTARAQASSGRARAASRPASPAGRQIAARATQLVGVRSLRSVDASVPDDCSGLVRLAYEKAGIELMEGGGGRRGDNAVTYLYQRARRLGAVRRERPRPGDIAFFRETYDRNRDGRRNDGLTHVGIVERVEPDGQIILVHRGSKGVARTRMNLKHPTVHRQKRGGAVVNDYLRAASRKQRAYVTGELFAGFASPEPWIRARRAPPRR
- a CDS encoding short-chain fatty acid transporter; this encodes METLVRIAEGLGRFSARFVPSAFAIAVLLSLLTMGLALGWVGAAPDQVVGAWGGGFWELLTFSMQMALVMFTGYLLALTAPVRALLERLAGLARGPRGAVALMAIVSMGLAYINWGLSLVASAMLVRMMARRRPDVDYRLLVACAYFGLGATWHAGLSASAPLLVATPGHFLEKQLGVIPIDRTLFSAFNVGLTLAVVAGLTLLAWALHPKPEHTVRVDPAVLEKLGDFVPPERPAERSPAVWLDHAWLLNVLFGVLGLVWFARHLALGGGWRAINLNVVNFLFLTLAVLLHGTPARLLKASEEAGGVLHGIVLQFPLYAGIYGIFKATGLTDRIGELFVSLSTRETFPAIVYLYSGVVNYFVPSGGSKWAIEAPYLLNAASSLGVEPEKVVLAYAWGDMATDLIQPFWALPLLAVARLEFKDILGFLLLAFLLYLPFVTLAFLLFS